ATGATGATACTTGTATACCCAAACAGCGTATGAACTAAGGTATAGGAGATATAAGCACCGAGCATACCGAGCCAGTTACTGATTCGCAGAGCCGGACCTTGATCGATTTGAAAAATGGAGCTCGAATTCAACGATTTCACCACGGCATAATCTGTCGGGTTGTACGATGCAATACTCAGAAGCAGCAATCCTGCAACCGCCATAATGAGAATTCCCGCCACTTCCATCTTGCGGGAATAGTTCAAATTGCTGAAAAAATTATTCTGTTTCTTTTTCGCCATATCAGATTGAGATGATTCCTTCGTGCAAAACAGGTAACAGGTTACAGATGTCTGTTTGAGCACAATACTCCAAATCGTCTGTACCTACAATTTGCTTTAATCGCTGAGCGTGGTTCGATTGAAAAATAACCGATGATATATCATTACCATATTTTTCATAAAGGCCAAATGCCACCTTGGCTCCGTCGTTTGCCATGTCCGACAGTGAACCACCGCTTAAATTGTGGATAATATTTCCGGCAAGCAACATATCTTCGAGTGCAAGACGTCCTTTCCAGCCGGCGCACAGAAGCACGATTTCATTTTTTTCTACGCTCAGGGCGTTCACAATAGAACTCAGGTTCAAAAACGATGCAATATAAATCGTTGCCGATCCCAGGGATTTTTTAATGGCCTTGGTCCCGTTTGTGGTATTAAAAATCAGTGTTTTCCCTTCTACGGTATCCCGTGAATACTCCAGCGGGGAGTTGCCC
This portion of the Rhodohalobacter barkolensis genome encodes:
- a CDS encoding 2-phosphosulfolactate phosphatase, giving the protein MSSINNIDVFFSAQSFQENELRNKSVVVIDVLRATSTIVTALMNGAKGVIPVEDMGEASRISQSVDSDNYLLCGEKDGTKIDGYDLGNSPLEYSRDTVEGKTLIFNTTNGTKAIKKSLGSATIYIASFLNLSSIVNALSVEKNEIVLLCAGWKGRLALEDMLLAGNIIHNLSGGSLSDMANDGAKVAFGLYEKYGNDISSVIFQSNHAQRLKQIVGTDDLEYCAQTDICNLLPVLHEGIISI